From one Luteolibacter sp. SL250 genomic stretch:
- a CDS encoding four helix bundle protein, producing the protein MAITTFEDLEVWKRGCQLAVDVCVRTHDSKNYNLKDQMQRAAISIPSNIAEGAERDSEGDFVRFLRISKGSCGELRTQLYISECVQKALGQPPTENSREMIKETREISAMLQGLIRSITSRRQQDSR; encoded by the coding sequence ATGGCGATAACGACCTTTGAGGATCTGGAAGTTTGGAAACGCGGGTGCCAGCTCGCGGTGGATGTCTGTGTGCGGACCCACGATTCCAAAAACTACAATCTCAAGGACCAGATGCAGCGCGCCGCCATCTCCATTCCCTCGAACATCGCCGAAGGTGCCGAGCGCGACAGTGAAGGAGACTTCGTCCGCTTCCTGCGCATCAGCAAAGGTTCCTGCGGCGAACTGAGAACCCAGCTCTACATCAGTGAGTGCGTCCAGAAAGCCCTCGGCCAACCGCCCACCGAAAACTCCCGCGAGATGATCAAGGAGACCCGCGAAATCTCCGCGATGCTCCAGGGTCTCATCCGCAGCATCACTTCCCGCCGCCAGCAAGATTCCCGATAA
- a CDS encoding HDIG domain-containing metalloprotein, whose translation MIQALEESFWVRLSLYATFVVTIAVMVIQAPVDSTFADNPVKGGMYAAVISLTALVMFHQSHVNSCQRNSRVILVLGGLIGHLAIVRVVLSLNTSASLPEAFSFLFIPFALVPMLHSVLLGRNVGSFSTVFVSFIGCLFVPRADVIGFLIVSLVGGMTAVVLTERIRKRVQLLRAGLYVGAVTLILVFILGRLDMSSAFGPQAADGLRLLGKGCAAVFGTGVVTALLISGLLPVFEGFFRLTTDISWLELSDLNHKLLRQMQLEAPGTFHHSLVVASLAEAAAEKIGANAPMCRVCSYFHDVGKLKKPTYFIENQHDGSENPHDALTPTMSALIIIAHVKDGVDLAVKHKLNPRIIDVIQEHHGDSLVAYFYRRAQEQKKAELDKVDRKLENPEDLPQIGEKNFRYPGPRPSTRESAIISLADGIESASRCLQKPTPAKIRQLVEDIVRSRLNDNQLNECPLTLQELAAVKDSFASTLRSMLHTRIDYPKDDTTAGGKRASDIQRPATPTDKADQTRGGRTQRLESV comes from the coding sequence GTGATCCAGGCATTGGAGGAGAGTTTCTGGGTTCGCCTGTCCCTCTACGCCACCTTTGTGGTGACCATCGCCGTGATGGTGATCCAAGCCCCGGTGGATTCCACCTTCGCGGACAACCCCGTCAAGGGCGGGATGTACGCGGCGGTCATCTCCCTCACCGCGCTGGTGATGTTCCACCAGAGCCATGTGAATTCCTGCCAGCGGAACAGCCGGGTCATCCTCGTTCTGGGAGGGCTCATCGGCCATCTCGCCATCGTCCGGGTGGTGCTTTCCCTCAATACATCCGCCTCCCTTCCGGAGGCATTCAGCTTCCTGTTCATCCCCTTCGCGCTTGTGCCGATGTTGCACAGCGTCCTGCTGGGCCGGAACGTGGGCTCCTTCTCCACCGTGTTCGTCAGCTTCATCGGCTGTCTGTTCGTGCCAAGGGCGGATGTCATCGGCTTCCTGATCGTCAGCCTGGTCGGCGGGATGACCGCCGTGGTGCTGACGGAACGCATCCGCAAGCGGGTGCAGCTCCTCCGCGCGGGTCTCTATGTGGGTGCGGTGACGCTCATTCTGGTCTTCATCCTCGGCAGGCTGGATATGTCATCCGCCTTCGGCCCGCAGGCCGCGGACGGTCTCCGGCTGCTTGGCAAGGGTTGCGCCGCCGTGTTTGGCACGGGCGTGGTGACCGCGCTGCTCATCAGCGGTCTTCTTCCGGTGTTCGAAGGCTTCTTCCGCCTCACCACGGACATCAGTTGGCTGGAATTGAGCGACCTGAACCACAAGCTGCTGCGTCAGATGCAGCTTGAGGCTCCCGGCACCTTCCACCACAGCCTCGTCGTCGCATCACTCGCCGAGGCCGCCGCCGAGAAAATCGGCGCGAACGCCCCGATGTGCCGGGTTTGTTCCTATTTCCATGATGTGGGCAAACTGAAGAAACCCACCTATTTCATCGAAAACCAGCACGACGGGAGTGAGAACCCCCATGATGCGCTGACACCGACGATGAGCGCCCTCATCATCATCGCCCACGTAAAGGACGGGGTCGATCTGGCGGTGAAGCACAAGCTGAACCCCCGGATCATCGACGTGATCCAGGAACACCACGGTGATTCCCTGGTGGCTTACTTCTACCGCCGCGCGCAGGAGCAGAAAAAGGCCGAACTCGACAAGGTGGACCGCAAGCTGGAGAACCCGGAGGACCTGCCCCAGATCGGCGAGAAAAACTTCCGTTACCCGGGTCCCCGCCCCAGCACCAGGGAAAGCGCCATCATCTCCCTCGCGGACGGCATCGAGAGCGCCTCCCGCTGTCTCCAGAAACCCACCCCGGCGAAGATCCGCCAGCTCGTCGAGGACATCGTCCGCTCCCGCCTCAATGACAACCAGCTCAACGAGTGCCCGCTCACCCTGCAGGAACTGGCGGCGGTGAAGGACAGCTTCGCCAGCACCCTGCGCAGCATGCTGCACACCCGGATCGACTATCCGAAGGATGACACCACCGCGGGCGGAAAGCGCGCGTCCGACATCCAGCGGCCCGCCACCCCGACGGACAAGGCGGACCAGACCCGCGGCGGCCGCACCCAGCGGCTGGAGAGCGTCTGA
- a CDS encoding D-2-hydroxyacid dehydrogenase: MSWKTPLVWLLVSGGMATAQAVLMPEGMKKDVDGLLAQYPALRPAYYGKGKDALSQAQDAEGFIGSPDAEFMRAATKLRWVHIFSAGIDKQRELPRFQDNSLTVTSLKIQQGPEIADHAFALLLGLSRNMAAYYAAQEQGEWIKSSREGMPLIELRGKTMLIIGYGGIGTQVGERARAFGMKVLAVDDKDIPLTVTVDRFGKPDELDAMLPEADVIVSCVPHTPETDGMLGKQQFGKMKKGAYFINVSRGRIADTAALVEALQSGHLAGAGLDVVDPEPLPEDSPLWKMPNVIITPHIAGVSDARSARSNELILDNIVRFTKGVPLKNQVDAVKGY, translated from the coding sequence ATGTCTTGGAAAACTCCGTTGGTCTGGTTGCTGGTATCGGGCGGGATGGCCACCGCGCAGGCGGTGCTGATGCCCGAGGGAATGAAAAAGGATGTGGATGGCCTGTTGGCGCAGTATCCCGCGCTGAGACCCGCGTATTATGGAAAAGGGAAGGATGCGCTCTCCCAGGCGCAGGATGCGGAGGGATTCATCGGCTCCCCGGACGCGGAGTTCATGCGCGCGGCCACAAAGCTGAGATGGGTGCACATTTTCAGTGCGGGCATCGACAAGCAGCGGGAACTCCCACGTTTCCAGGATAACAGCCTGACCGTGACGAGTCTGAAGATCCAGCAGGGGCCGGAGATCGCGGACCACGCCTTCGCCCTGCTGCTCGGCCTGAGCCGGAACATGGCGGCGTACTATGCCGCGCAGGAGCAGGGGGAGTGGATCAAGTCTTCGCGCGAGGGGATGCCGCTCATCGAGCTGCGCGGCAAAACGATGCTCATCATCGGCTACGGCGGCATCGGCACCCAGGTGGGTGAGCGGGCGCGGGCTTTCGGGATGAAGGTGCTGGCGGTGGATGACAAGGACATCCCCCTGACGGTGACGGTGGACCGGTTCGGCAAGCCGGATGAGCTGGATGCGATGCTGCCGGAGGCGGATGTGATCGTCAGTTGCGTGCCCCATACCCCGGAGACGGACGGGATGCTGGGCAAGCAGCAGTTCGGGAAAATGAAAAAGGGCGCCTATTTCATCAATGTCTCCCGCGGCAGGATCGCGGACACCGCCGCCTTGGTGGAGGCGTTGCAAAGCGGCCATCTCGCCGGAGCGGGGCTTGATGTGGTGGATCCGGAGCCTTTGCCGGAGGACAGCCCGCTGTGGAAGATGCCGAACGTCATCATCACACCCCACATCGCCGGTGTGTCGGACGCCCGGAGCGCGCGTTCCAATGAGCTGATCCTGGACAACATCGTGCGGTTCACGAAAGGGGTGCCGCTCAAGAACCAGGTGGATGCGGTGAAGGGCTACTGA
- a CDS encoding ribonucleoside-diphosphate reductase subunit alpha translates to MYRSLNLNEDLALKQVVTDRFSLEDRGFAWREVLPSEKRNPIPDITITRGTTDTHFSLEDVADAIGDSLTDLLISRSEDEKSIFSDVNRKFVSDVAHSVASFLTKSLDDGGRLRLSEGDLYLLIEKALLENEAYDVAKSLAFRRSLEKTGSVDVNANPHALPVRLIRRSGNVVPWSETKIEIAVRKAFLTIKENPEPAVEVAKAVTDRVRCGDSSFVHIEDVQDMVQEELMRQGHFKAATHYVRYRDERARLRREEEENTDDANQEFMITVITDDGQSSFWDGSELRKRIAYASIGLDIDMPEAEIERELRRSVGSEISEKDLKNTIILNAKALIEKDADFDKFAGRILLSYIYEEVLDWSIQRDGIDKLKAAHKAAFKSYLKHGVAIKRLHPEILEAYNLDKLAEAFDPTADLDFDYLGIQTMYDRYLIVDKTGAKQRRIETPQFFWMRVAMGLFKKEETAREDWAIRLYNLYKGRRFCSSTPTLFNSGTLHSQLSSCYLYKVDDSIESIMQRGIAENAYLSKWAGGLGGSWTAVRGTGGYIQGTNGESQGIIPFLKLHNDQLVAVNQGGKRRGSGCAYLETWHNDIEDFLELRKNTGDERRRCHDMNTANWIPDLFMKRMEDREQWTLFRSNEVPDLHNLYGQAFERRYTEYEQMAADGKIWGRQFPALELWKSMLKMLFETGHPWITFKDPCNVRSPQDHVGVIHSSNLCTEITLNTSDEETAVCNLGSVILDTHITRDGALDHEMLKETITVAIRALDNVIDINFYPTTAAATANSRHRPIGMGVMGLQNALYKRNLAFASDAAVEFNDEFMEAIAYYAYSASSDLAAERGTYSTYKGSKWDRGLMPQDTLDLLEDERGRKIDVPRGGKMDWSVVREKIAKNGMRNSNVLAIAPTATISNITGTTPCIEPNYKNLYVKSNLSGEFIVLNRELVRDLKKAGLWNQEMVDELKYFKGELEDIDCIPAEIKKKHKTVFGIPFEYIIDAAARRQKWIDQSQSVNLFLATPDMKTLSHMYRRAWDKGLKTTYYLRTLQANDSESFTGKVVKDIRGFMAGATAPATAPKREYTAEEKNACSIDAMLNGGTCEACQ, encoded by the coding sequence ATGTACCGCTCCCTTAACCTCAACGAAGACCTGGCCCTCAAACAGGTCGTCACCGACCGCTTTTCCCTCGAAGACCGTGGCTTCGCCTGGCGCGAAGTCCTCCCTTCGGAAAAGCGCAATCCCATCCCGGACATCACCATCACCCGCGGCACCACCGACACCCACTTCTCCCTGGAAGACGTCGCGGACGCCATCGGTGACTCCCTCACCGACCTCCTCATTTCCCGCAGTGAGGACGAGAAATCCATCTTCTCCGACGTCAACCGCAAGTTCGTCTCCGACGTCGCCCACTCCGTCGCCTCCTTCCTCACCAAGTCCCTGGACGACGGCGGCCGCCTCCGCCTTTCCGAGGGCGACCTCTACCTCCTCATCGAAAAGGCCCTCCTCGAGAACGAGGCCTACGACGTGGCGAAGTCCCTCGCCTTCCGCCGCTCCCTGGAGAAGACCGGCTCCGTCGATGTCAACGCCAACCCCCACGCCCTCCCCGTCCGCCTGATCCGCCGCAGCGGCAACGTCGTCCCGTGGTCGGAGACCAAGATCGAGATCGCCGTGCGGAAGGCCTTCCTCACCATCAAGGAAAACCCGGAGCCCGCCGTCGAGGTCGCCAAGGCCGTCACCGACCGCGTCCGTTGCGGTGACTCCTCCTTCGTCCACATCGAGGACGTCCAGGACATGGTCCAGGAGGAACTCATGCGCCAGGGCCACTTCAAGGCCGCCACCCACTACGTCCGCTACCGCGACGAGCGCGCCCGCCTCCGCCGCGAGGAGGAGGAAAACACCGACGACGCCAACCAGGAGTTCATGATCACCGTCATCACGGATGACGGCCAGTCCTCCTTCTGGGACGGCAGTGAGTTGCGCAAACGCATCGCCTACGCCTCCATCGGCCTCGACATCGACATGCCGGAAGCCGAGATCGAGCGCGAGCTCCGCCGCTCCGTCGGCAGTGAGATCTCCGAAAAGGACCTCAAGAACACCATCATCCTCAATGCGAAGGCCCTCATCGAGAAAGACGCCGACTTCGACAAGTTCGCCGGCCGCATCCTCCTCTCCTACATCTATGAGGAAGTCCTCGACTGGAGCATCCAGCGCGACGGCATCGACAAGCTCAAGGCCGCGCACAAGGCCGCCTTCAAGAGCTACCTGAAACACGGCGTCGCCATCAAGCGCCTCCACCCGGAGATCCTGGAGGCCTACAACCTCGACAAGCTCGCGGAAGCCTTCGACCCCACCGCGGACCTGGACTTCGACTACCTCGGCATCCAGACCATGTATGACCGCTACCTCATCGTGGACAAGACCGGGGCAAAGCAGCGCCGCATCGAGACGCCCCAGTTCTTCTGGATGCGCGTCGCCATGGGCCTCTTCAAGAAAGAGGAAACCGCCCGGGAGGACTGGGCCATCCGCCTTTACAACCTCTACAAAGGCCGCCGCTTCTGCTCCTCCACGCCCACCCTCTTCAACTCCGGCACCCTCCACAGCCAGCTTTCCTCCTGCTACCTCTACAAGGTGGACGACTCCATCGAGTCCATCATGCAGCGCGGCATCGCGGAAAACGCCTACCTTTCCAAGTGGGCCGGCGGCCTCGGTGGATCATGGACCGCCGTCCGCGGCACCGGCGGCTACATCCAGGGCACCAATGGCGAGTCCCAAGGCATCATCCCGTTCCTGAAGCTCCACAACGACCAGCTCGTCGCCGTCAACCAGGGCGGGAAACGCCGCGGCTCCGGCTGCGCCTACCTCGAGACCTGGCACAACGACATCGAGGACTTCCTCGAGCTGCGGAAAAACACCGGTGACGAGCGCCGCCGCTGCCATGACATGAACACCGCCAACTGGATCCCCGACCTCTTCATGAAGCGCATGGAGGACCGGGAACAGTGGACCCTTTTCCGGTCGAACGAGGTCCCGGACCTCCACAACCTCTACGGCCAGGCCTTCGAGCGCCGCTACACGGAGTACGAACAGATGGCTGCCGATGGCAAGATCTGGGGCCGCCAGTTCCCCGCCCTGGAGCTCTGGAAGAGCATGCTCAAGATGCTGTTCGAGACCGGCCACCCATGGATCACCTTCAAGGATCCCTGCAACGTCCGCTCCCCGCAGGACCACGTCGGCGTCATCCACTCGTCCAACCTCTGCACGGAGATCACGCTGAACACCTCGGATGAGGAAACCGCCGTCTGCAACCTCGGCTCCGTCATCCTGGACACCCACATCACCCGGGACGGCGCCCTCGACCATGAGATGCTGAAGGAGACCATCACCGTCGCCATCCGCGCCCTGGACAACGTCATCGACATCAACTTCTACCCCACCACCGCCGCCGCCACCGCCAACAGCCGCCACCGCCCCATCGGCATGGGCGTCATGGGCCTCCAGAACGCCCTCTACAAGCGGAACCTCGCCTTCGCCTCGGACGCCGCCGTCGAGTTCAATGACGAGTTCATGGAAGCCATCGCCTACTACGCCTACAGCGCCTCCAGCGACCTCGCCGCGGAGCGCGGCACCTACTCCACCTACAAGGGGAGCAAGTGGGACCGCGGCCTCATGCCACAGGACACCCTCGATCTCCTCGAGGACGAGCGCGGTCGCAAGATCGACGTCCCGCGCGGCGGAAAGATGGATTGGTCCGTCGTCCGGGAAAAGATCGCGAAGAACGGCATGCGGAACTCCAACGTCCTCGCCATCGCCCCCACCGCGACGATCTCGAACATCACCGGCACCACCCCCTGCATCGAGCCGAACTACAAGAACCTCTACGTGAAGTCCAACCTCTCCGGCGAATTCATTGTCCTTAACCGGGAGCTCGTGCGGGATCTGAAAAAAGCCGGCCTCTGGAACCAGGAAATGGTGGATGAACTCAAATACTTCAAAGGAGAACTTGAGGACATCGATTGCATCCCCGCCGAAATCAAGAAGAAGCATAAGACCGTCTTCGGCATACCGTTCGAATACATCATCGACGCTGCCGCCCGCCGGCAGAAGTGGATCGACCAATCTCAGTCGGTGAACCTGTTCCTCGCCACCCCGGACATGAAGACCCTCTCGCACATGTATCGCCGCGCTTGGGACAAGGGCCTCAAGACTACCTACTACCTCCGCACTCTCCAGGCCAACGACAGCGAATCGTTTACTGGGAAAGTCGTGAAAGATATCCGCGGCTTCATGGCCGGTGCCACCGCCCCGGCAACGGCTCCGAAGCGGGAATACACCGCGGAAGAGAAGAACGCCTGCAGCATCGATGCGATGCTGAACGGCGGGACGTGTGAGGCTTGCCAATAA
- the ybeY gene encoding rRNA maturation RNase YbeY: MSLEIIIGNNQEAIEVPEAWLTAYESIACEAAALALARASQQDSPLSFLATLEVALVDDETSDRVHREFMDIEGATDVITFHHGEIVIGVEVAERQAAEYGEPLARELLRYFVHGLLHLAGHEDADPAEREAMEAAQEEIVTHLWTPALEARLD, translated from the coding sequence ATGTCGCTTGAGATCATCATCGGCAACAACCAGGAAGCCATCGAGGTCCCCGAGGCATGGTTGACCGCTTACGAAAGCATCGCCTGTGAGGCAGCCGCCCTTGCCCTGGCCCGCGCTTCCCAGCAGGACAGCCCTCTTTCGTTCCTGGCCACGCTGGAAGTCGCCCTCGTCGATGATGAAACGAGCGACCGCGTCCACCGCGAGTTCATGGACATCGAGGGTGCGACGGACGTGATCACCTTCCACCACGGGGAGATCGTCATCGGCGTGGAGGTGGCGGAACGCCAGGCCGCGGAGTATGGCGAGCCGCTCGCCCGCGAGCTTCTGCGCTACTTTGTCCACGGACTGCTGCACCTCGCAGGCCATGAGGATGCGGACCCGGCGGAACGGGAGGCGATGGAAGCCGCGCAGGAGGAGATCGTCACGCACCTGTGGACTCCCGCGCTTGAGGCCCGGCTGGATTGA
- a CDS encoding PQQ-dependent sugar dehydrogenase — protein MILTRLIALAGLSVAPALADTWTDHFTLEALPNPAGIDPQVGALAALPDGKLAAAFHRGEVMIYDPAGKSWSLFASGLQEPLGMLPQADGSLLVMQRAELTRLVDADKDGKAERYETFFDGFGMTGNYHEFAYGPVRDKDGSLFIVLGAASNGAPIRPEVRGEFSKIGQADFNQMKDGKNWKENSKLAGRMYSRVPYRGWVIKLSADGRTSEPWASGFRSPNGIGFDARGRLLVTDNQGDWRPTSPLYEIKKDGFYGHPASLIWRKDWDGRDPMKISADELDRMQTPAVGYMPQGELANSPTEPVIIPDGAFPKEFDRQTLIGEMNQPWLVRVLDDEVSGQLQTALVPFLDGSPLGIGNNRLAFGKDGSLYVGKTALSWAGSFGITRVKWNGKPFFSIAGVKATQSGFTVTFSEPVDPSTTGGVSAKRHTYKYHANYGSPKIDETKLPAKATLSGDGRTLTLDLDGPLKEKYLHLLDLSALRSKSGNSLLGAKAWYQVNKAP, from the coding sequence ATGATCCTTACCCGCCTCATCGCCCTCGCCGGGCTGTCCGTCGCTCCCGCACTGGCGGACACATGGACGGACCACTTCACGCTCGAGGCGCTCCCGAACCCTGCGGGAATCGACCCACAGGTTGGTGCGCTTGCAGCGCTGCCGGACGGAAAACTCGCCGCCGCCTTCCACCGGGGCGAGGTCATGATCTATGACCCCGCCGGGAAATCCTGGTCCCTTTTTGCCAGTGGCCTTCAGGAGCCGCTGGGCATGCTCCCACAGGCGGACGGAAGCCTGCTGGTGATGCAGCGGGCGGAGCTGACCCGCCTGGTGGATGCCGACAAGGACGGGAAGGCCGAGCGTTACGAGACTTTCTTCGACGGCTTTGGAATGACGGGGAACTACCACGAATTCGCCTACGGTCCAGTGCGGGACAAGGACGGCTCGCTGTTCATCGTGCTGGGAGCTGCCTCGAACGGTGCCCCTATCCGCCCGGAAGTCCGTGGCGAGTTTTCCAAGATCGGCCAGGCGGACTTCAACCAGATGAAGGACGGGAAGAACTGGAAGGAAAACAGCAAGCTGGCGGGCCGGATGTACTCCCGCGTGCCCTACCGCGGCTGGGTCATCAAGCTCTCCGCCGATGGCAGGACTTCCGAGCCTTGGGCCAGTGGATTCCGCTCGCCGAACGGCATTGGCTTCGACGCCCGTGGCCGCCTCCTTGTCACGGACAACCAGGGCGACTGGCGCCCCACAAGCCCGCTCTACGAGATCAAAAAGGACGGCTTCTACGGGCACCCCGCCTCCCTCATCTGGCGCAAGGACTGGGACGGACGGGATCCGATGAAGATCTCCGCGGATGAACTCGACCGCATGCAAACCCCCGCCGTCGGCTACATGCCGCAAGGCGAATTGGCCAACTCCCCCACCGAGCCGGTCATCATCCCGGACGGAGCCTTTCCCAAGGAGTTCGACCGGCAGACCCTCATCGGCGAGATGAACCAACCGTGGCTCGTCCGCGTGCTGGATGACGAGGTTTCCGGACAACTCCAGACCGCCCTGGTTCCCTTCCTCGACGGCTCCCCGCTCGGCATCGGCAACAACCGCCTGGCCTTCGGCAAGGATGGTTCCCTCTACGTCGGCAAGACCGCCCTCTCCTGGGCCGGTTCCTTCGGAATCACCCGCGTGAAATGGAACGGAAAGCCGTTCTTCTCCATCGCCGGTGTGAAGGCGACGCAATCCGGCTTCACCGTCACCTTTTCTGAACCCGTGGACCCGTCCACCACCGGCGGCGTCAGCGCGAAGCGGCATACTTACAAGTATCACGCCAACTACGGTTCGCCGAAAATCGATGAAACGAAGCTGCCCGCCAAAGCGACGCTTTCAGGGGATGGCAGGACGCTCACCCTCGATCTAGACGGTCCGTTGAAGGAAAAGTACCTGCACCTGCTCGATCTCAGCGCCCTGCGCTCAAAGTCCGGCAACAGCTTGCTAGGCGCGAAGGCTTGGTACCAGGTGAACAAGGCTCCGTGA
- the rpmF gene encoding 50S ribosomal protein L32, with product MAVPKRRQSKSRQKMRQGAKRWKAPIFKSCPDCGSRVPSHIACPSCGNYRGRQVVEVEAL from the coding sequence ATGGCCGTACCAAAGCGCCGCCAATCCAAAAGCCGTCAGAAAATGCGCCAAGGCGCAAAACGCTGGAAGGCACCGATCTTCAAGAGCTGCCCCGACTGCGGCAGCCGCGTTCCTTCGCACATCGCCTGCCCTTCCTGCGGTAACTACCGCGGCCGCCAGGTGGTCGAAGTGGAGGCACTCTGA
- a CDS encoding ribonucleotide-diphosphate reductase subunit beta, whose product MAATTTVTVGNKTFILDREKAEAAFAAKKVINGKDTMFFNILPLKYQWAYDLYKTMKNNHWEPEDITMQKDVEQWRSDEITDVERWIIKMGIGYFSAAEGIVGDNVQHVTRELVTAPELKLVLGRHAHEENIHADSLVYMLSSLGLNPHECEAMFEDIPTMKDKNHFVVSNSRALRRDIDLTILENKQAFAKNIFLFGQVMEGTQFYGLFGMILSLYRQNKFPGIGQMFRYTLRDESNHIEVFRNLLMDLIDENPDIWTEEFREDLRATMAEGIRLEKLFIRDCLPVAALGLNSGDFETYIDYIADRRLASCGLAPLNPGTSNPFPWLAEMMDIKKETNFFEGRVTEYQKASALSSVDDDEL is encoded by the coding sequence ATGGCCGCCACCACCACCGTCACCGTCGGAAACAAGACCTTCATCCTCGACCGCGAAAAAGCCGAAGCCGCCTTCGCCGCGAAAAAAGTCATCAACGGCAAGGACACCATGTTCTTCAACATCCTCCCGCTGAAATACCAGTGGGCGTACGACCTGTACAAGACGATGAAGAACAACCACTGGGAGCCGGAGGACATCACCATGCAGAAGGATGTCGAGCAGTGGCGCTCCGACGAGATCACCGACGTGGAGCGGTGGATCATCAAGATGGGCATCGGCTACTTCTCCGCCGCGGAAGGCATCGTCGGGGACAACGTGCAGCACGTCACCCGGGAGCTGGTCACCGCGCCGGAACTGAAGCTCGTCCTCGGCCGCCACGCCCATGAGGAGAACATCCACGCGGACAGCCTTGTCTACATGCTCTCCTCGCTCGGGTTGAACCCCCACGAGTGCGAGGCCATGTTCGAGGACATCCCGACGATGAAGGACAAGAACCACTTCGTCGTCTCCAACTCCCGCGCCCTCCGCCGCGACATCGACCTGACCATCCTCGAAAACAAGCAGGCCTTCGCCAAGAACATCTTCCTCTTCGGCCAGGTCATGGAGGGCACCCAGTTCTACGGCCTCTTCGGCATGATCCTCAGCCTCTACCGCCAGAACAAGTTCCCGGGCATCGGCCAGATGTTCCGCTACACCCTGCGCGACGAGTCGAACCACATCGAGGTCTTCCGCAACCTCCTCATGGACCTCATCGATGAAAACCCGGACATCTGGACGGAGGAGTTCCGCGAGGACCTCCGCGCCACCATGGCAGAGGGCATCCGCCTTGAGAAACTCTTCATCCGCGACTGCCTGCCCGTCGCCGCGCTCGGCCTCAACTCCGGCGACTTCGAGACCTACATCGACTACATCGCCGACCGCCGTCTCGCCTCCTGCGGCCTCGCTCCCCTCAACCCCGGCACCTCCAATCCCTTCCCCTGGCTCGCCGAGATGATGGACATCAAAAAGGAAACCAACTTCTTCGAAGGCCGCGTCACGGAGTACCAGAAAGCGTCGGCGCTGTCGTCAGTCGACGACGACGAGCTGTAA
- the plsX gene encoding phosphate acyltransferase PlsX — MKVALDAMGGDRAPAVNIGGAKDALAAYPKLTHLYLVGDEAILKAECEKHGLNLNDKRVSIVHASEVIGMSEPGAKTVRKKKQSSISIAMDMVKEGKADAFVSAGNTGGAVAAATLKLRTLKGVDRAGIASAIPNEHGLCHILDAGANPDSKPEHLVAYAVMGTAFCRHVLGVKSPKIGLMSNGEEDEKGTAFTKETFKLLKATPGIDFIGNVEGHDLFETQLDVVLCDGFVGNVVLKSVEATAKAVSKWLKAEIKGNPLRIAGAVLAQGAFKALKEKSSYETYGGSPLLGVNGVVIIAHGSSSALAVKNAIRVGVETAEHRINAKIEEAMAAIAPVVSPPPPALEV, encoded by the coding sequence ATGAAAGTCGCACTCGACGCCATGGGCGGTGACCGCGCCCCCGCCGTGAACATCGGAGGGGCAAAGGACGCCCTCGCCGCCTACCCGAAACTCACCCACCTCTATCTCGTCGGGGATGAAGCCATCCTGAAGGCGGAGTGCGAGAAACACGGCCTCAACCTGAACGACAAGCGCGTCAGCATCGTCCACGCCTCCGAGGTCATCGGCATGTCGGAGCCGGGCGCGAAGACCGTGCGCAAGAAGAAGCAGTCCTCCATCAGCATCGCGATGGACATGGTGAAGGAAGGCAAGGCGGACGCCTTCGTCTCCGCCGGCAACACCGGTGGAGCCGTCGCCGCCGCCACGCTGAAGCTGCGCACGCTGAAAGGCGTGGACCGCGCGGGCATCGCCTCCGCGATCCCGAACGAGCACGGCCTCTGCCACATCCTGGACGCCGGCGCGAATCCCGACTCCAAGCCAGAACACCTCGTCGCCTACGCGGTCATGGGCACCGCCTTCTGCAGGCACGTGCTGGGCGTGAAGAGCCCGAAGATCGGGCTCATGTCGAACGGTGAGGAGGACGAGAAAGGCACCGCCTTCACCAAGGAAACCTTCAAGCTTCTCAAGGCCACCCCGGGCATCGATTTCATCGGCAATGTCGAGGGGCACGACCTTTTCGAAACGCAGCTCGACGTCGTCCTCTGCGACGGCTTCGTCGGCAACGTGGTCCTCAAGAGCGTGGAAGCGACCGCCAAGGCCGTCTCCAAGTGGCTCAAGGCGGAGATCAAGGGCAACCCGCTGCGGATCGCCGGAGCCGTGCTTGCCCAAGGCGCGTTCAAGGCGCTGAAGGAAAAGAGCAGCTATGAAACCTACGGCGGCAGCCCGCTGCTGGGGGTGAATGGCGTGGTCATCATCGCCCACGGTTCCTCCTCCGCACTGGCGGTGAAGAACGCCATCCGCGTCGGTGTGGAAACCGCGGAGCACCGGATCAACGCGAAGATCGAGGAAGCGATGGCCGCCATCGCCCCCGTCGTCAGCCCACCGCCGCCCGCTCTCGAGGTCTGA